The Pocillopora verrucosa isolate sample1 chromosome 2, ASM3666991v2, whole genome shotgun sequence genome has a segment encoding these proteins:
- the LOC131780121 gene encoding brain acid soluble protein 1 yields the protein MGCSSSAQARNVERTPQPVQVAAAQTAANQGGSDTSPQANVAPTKPVKIESTTTAENNQVVNDQKDAPSTEQPTQVDGKPQSSVPEKASENEPREDPLGEESRPEVVEESQQEVVQGKKDEQVKPQEEEANKDKGGEQSGSGEESTAPSKDEEQTQQPAESEVNAEAAAESSGSDKPDVQQVEEQNEAMKTEAQEGTEREPEVAKEGEEAAAQVDGETPSQAENAEEMPAAADQTQQSQPAAEESKPAEEESQPAAEETKPEEQEAQPAPEEANPAAEEAKPAAEDSNLAAEESNPADGEPQADEQQAAEEPQKSEEATPQEETPASEDS from the exons ATGGGTTGTTCTTCAAGCGCACAGGCGCGAAACGTTGAGAGAACTCCGCAACCAGTTCAGGTCGCTGCTGCTCAAACGGCCGCGAACCAAGGAGGATCTGATACGTCACCCCAAGCAAACGTCGCTCCCACGAAACCCGTGAAGATCGAAAGTACAACAACTGCAGAAAATAACCAGGTGGTAAATGATCAGAAAGATGCCCCAAGCACAG agcaaCCAACTCAAGTAGATGGTAAACCACAAAGTTCCGTTCCCGAGAAAGCGAGCGAGAACGAACCGCGAGAAGATCCTCTCGGTGAAGAATCGAGACCTGAAGTAGTGGAGGAATCTCAACAAGAAGTTGTACAAGGAAAGAAAGACGAACAAGTTAAACCACAGGAAGAGGAGGCGAACAAAGACAAAGGAGGAGAACAGAGTGGATCAGGCGAAGAAAGCACGGCTCCCAGTAAAGACGAAGAACAAACTCAGCAACCGGCTGAGAGTGAAGTGAACGCCGAGGCCGCAGCGGAAAGCAGCGGTAGTGATAAACCTGATGTTCAGCAAGTAGAGGAGCAGAATGAAGCTATGAAAACAGAGGCGCAAGAAGGAACTGAAAGAGAACCAGAAGTAGCAAAGGAAGGTGAAGAGGCGGCTGCACAAGTGGACGGAGAAACGCCATCACAAGCAGAAAACGCAGAAGAGATGCCAGCTGCTGCTGATCAAACACAGCAATCGCAACCCGCAGCCGAAGAATCTAAACCTGCGGAGGAAGAATCACAACCAGCGGCCGAGGAAACAAAACCTGAGGAACAAGAAGCGCAACCTGCGCCTGAAGAAGCGAATCCTGCGGCCGAAGAAGCGAAGCCCGCTGCCGAAGATTCGAATCTTGCGGCTGAGGAATCAAATCCCGCAGATGGAGAACCTCAAGCCGACGAACAGCAAGCAGCTGAAGAACCGCAAAAAAGCGAAGAAGCGACACCGCAAGAGGAAACACCGGCTAGTGAGGACAGTTAA